A genomic window from Cutibacterium acnes includes:
- a CDS encoding PrsW family intramembrane metalloprotease, protein MSYVAPTPIARRPWWQRALRNPWFWVLLALVLISAACMVHTYVIVHADTEVEQQGQKGVIPGITNQSLKLAFHYAWPTAAVWSAIFIFLDRFRTRHLHVWFLCFCWGACVATWISMHVNTWMAGMLSVTGGVDPASGAGPAVYSAPFVEESCKALVLFALAIGMGRRMTSVVQTVSMAGLSAIGFAFVENIMYYARADNYARVTASAGDPKQAVMELVLLRGVYASFGHPLFTSMTGIGLALGLRSRSRLVRIFAPTTGFVMAVVGHMLFNGFSSVLPMAILKKLWFVALGIVASVVVFLVVRTVREGRMIRYRLEDYVKGGWLPNSDADTLSALRRRQWAALVALSQGPRRWWHTLEFLRVGTDLAYLRDAIVRGLDDDPGPRQIELINRMNVLRPAAITVARGAKLSKPRLFAFLKRRRNQPVNNELQWAPPQA, encoded by the coding sequence ATGTCGTACGTTGCCCCCACGCCCATTGCGCGTCGTCCCTGGTGGCAGCGTGCGTTGCGTAATCCGTGGTTCTGGGTGTTGCTTGCGTTAGTGCTGATCTCAGCGGCCTGCATGGTCCACACCTACGTCATCGTGCATGCCGATACTGAGGTCGAGCAGCAAGGTCAGAAGGGTGTCATCCCGGGGATCACCAACCAGTCCTTGAAGCTGGCCTTCCACTACGCGTGGCCGACGGCTGCTGTGTGGTCAGCGATCTTTATTTTTCTTGATCGATTCAGAACCCGGCACCTGCACGTGTGGTTTCTCTGCTTTTGTTGGGGAGCGTGCGTCGCGACCTGGATTAGCATGCACGTGAACACGTGGATGGCCGGGATGCTCTCGGTGACAGGTGGGGTTGATCCAGCATCGGGCGCCGGTCCGGCAGTGTATTCGGCTCCCTTTGTTGAGGAATCATGCAAGGCGCTTGTGCTTTTCGCGCTGGCCATCGGCATGGGGCGACGGATGACCTCGGTAGTTCAGACGGTGAGCATGGCCGGGCTCTCGGCAATTGGTTTCGCCTTTGTCGAGAACATTATGTACTACGCCCGTGCAGATAACTACGCCCGTGTGACGGCTTCGGCTGGGGACCCGAAGCAGGCCGTGATGGAGCTGGTGCTGTTGCGGGGAGTGTATGCCTCGTTTGGGCATCCGCTGTTCACCAGCATGACGGGTATCGGTCTGGCCCTTGGGCTGAGGTCACGAAGTCGACTTGTGAGGATTTTCGCTCCGACGACGGGGTTCGTTATGGCTGTAGTGGGCCACATGCTTTTTAATGGGTTCTCCTCGGTTTTGCCGATGGCGATCCTTAAGAAATTGTGGTTTGTCGCCCTCGGTATCGTCGCTTCCGTTGTGGTTTTCTTGGTCGTCCGCACGGTGCGCGAGGGCAGGATGATCCGATATCGACTCGAGGATTATGTCAAGGGCGGATGGCTGCCAAACTCTGACGCGGATACTCTTTCGGCCCTGAGGCGTCGCCAATGGGCGGCGTTGGTGGCTCTCAGCCAGGGGCCGCGCCGGTGGTGGCACACGTTAGAGTTCCTGCGCGTTGGGACAGATCTCGCTTATCTTCGTGACGCCATTGTGCGTGGGTTGGACGATGATCCTGGTCCGCGTCAGATCGAGCTCATCAACCGCATGAATGTGCTGCGCCCTGCGGCTATCACCGTCGCCCGAGGCGCCAAATTGTCGAAACCGAGACTGTTCGCATTCCTCAAGCGACGTCGCAACCAGCCGGTCAACAACGAGTTGCAGTGGGCGCCGCCACAGGCCTGA
- a CDS encoding MFS transporter, with protein MKWSSIIVSAYLPTLMSSLGYGAVIPLIPLTAVHIGASAALAAAIAALVGIGQIIGDVPAGWLVTKIGEKWSLVIAMLIDAVALVSMGLVHHLGLLAVAVFVNGMAGAVYGIARQNYLTVAIPYRYRARALSTLGGVFRVGWFVGPMAGSWILREASMSWAYGFASVASVLAAAVTTVMPDLPPVDVPQTAVDDAPTKISTWTIAKQNSKVLWTTGLGVTALMVVRSARRSLLPLWCHANGLSPATTDLIYAWSMAADVLLFLPGGALMDRFGRWWVAVPSIFIQALALLTLPLAHTATTIGIVALAIGIGNGASSGIVMTLGSDASPNIGRPQFLATWRLLSDTGSAMGPIVVTLVTLAWPLSAASIVMSIIGLVGSYWMGRWVPHGKR; from the coding sequence GTGAAGTGGTCGTCGATCATCGTTTCGGCCTACCTACCGACGCTGATGTCCTCCCTGGGCTACGGCGCAGTGATTCCGCTCATCCCACTCACCGCAGTACATATCGGAGCATCGGCAGCCCTCGCTGCCGCAATTGCCGCGCTTGTCGGTATCGGCCAAATCATCGGAGATGTGCCTGCCGGATGGCTCGTAACAAAGATCGGTGAGAAATGGTCTCTAGTGATAGCCATGCTCATTGACGCGGTTGCGCTTGTGTCCATGGGGCTGGTGCACCACCTTGGTTTGCTAGCTGTCGCGGTCTTTGTCAACGGCATGGCCGGCGCCGTGTACGGCATTGCCCGACAGAATTACCTGACGGTAGCGATCCCATACCGATACCGAGCTCGCGCGCTGTCCACCCTCGGCGGAGTGTTCCGGGTGGGTTGGTTTGTCGGCCCCATGGCGGGATCGTGGATTCTCCGCGAAGCCTCCATGTCATGGGCATACGGATTTGCATCCGTTGCCAGTGTTCTCGCCGCTGCCGTGACCACCGTCATGCCCGACCTTCCCCCAGTCGATGTCCCACAAACTGCCGTTGACGATGCCCCCACCAAGATCTCGACGTGGACGATAGCCAAACAGAACTCCAAGGTCCTGTGGACGACGGGGTTGGGAGTGACAGCTCTCATGGTCGTTCGGTCCGCGCGACGCTCCCTACTCCCGTTGTGGTGCCACGCCAACGGTCTTTCCCCAGCCACCACGGACCTTATCTATGCCTGGTCGATGGCTGCTGACGTCCTACTCTTCCTGCCCGGCGGAGCCCTCATGGACAGATTCGGACGCTGGTGGGTGGCAGTGCCGTCAATCTTCATCCAGGCCCTTGCACTCCTCACCTTGCCGCTAGCCCATACAGCGACGACTATCGGCATCGTCGCCCTCGCCATCGGTATTGGCAACGGCGCGAGTTCCGGCATCGTCATGACGCTGGGATCCGATGCCTCTCCCAATATCGGACGCCCACAGTTCTTGGCAACGTGGCGACTCCTCTCCGATACTGGCTCAGCAATGGGACCAATCGTGGTCACCCTTGTCACCCTAGCCTGGCCATTGTCGGCCGCCAGCATCGTGATGTCGATCATCGGCCTGGTCGGCAGCTACTGGATGGGGCGCTGGGTGCCGCACGGCAAACGCTAA
- the orn gene encoding oligoribonuclease, with amino-acid sequence MLVWIDCEMTGLDLAHDGLIEVAALVTDGQLNVQGEGVDVIIKPEPQWLDHMNDFVRNMHTTSGLLAELDKGLTMAQAQDQVLDYIRTYVPQAGKAPLAGNTIGTDRSFLAKDMPKLESYVHYRNVDVSSIKELARRWYPRAFGHSPEKQGNHRALADIQESIEELMYWREVLMVPSPGPETTRCDEIAAKYQGFLTGAGRD; translated from the coding sequence ATGCTGGTGTGGATCGATTGCGAGATGACCGGGCTCGACCTGGCCCACGACGGGCTCATCGAGGTGGCCGCACTGGTCACCGATGGACAGCTCAACGTTCAAGGTGAGGGGGTGGACGTCATCATCAAGCCCGAGCCCCAGTGGCTCGATCACATGAATGATTTCGTGCGCAACATGCACACCACATCCGGCCTTCTTGCGGAGCTCGACAAGGGACTGACGATGGCGCAGGCCCAGGATCAGGTGCTCGACTACATCCGTACCTACGTCCCACAGGCTGGTAAGGCGCCGTTAGCTGGCAACACCATAGGCACCGACCGCTCCTTCCTGGCCAAGGACATGCCTAAACTCGAGTCCTACGTGCACTACCGCAACGTCGACGTCTCCTCCATCAAGGAACTGGCACGACGCTGGTACCCGCGCGCATTCGGACACTCCCCGGAGAAGCAGGGCAACCACCGAGCGCTCGCTGACATCCAGGAGTCCATTGAGGAGCTCATGTACTGGCGCGAGGTCCTTATGGTTCCTTCCCCTGGGCCGGAAACCACGCGTTGTGATGAGATCGCGGCCAAGTATCAGGGCTTCCTCACCGGGGCTGGGAGAGACTGA